Part of the Candidatus Abyssobacteria bacterium SURF_5 genome, TTTTATTTACCTGTTCTACCAGGTTGCTCAGGTTCTGGTTCGTGGGCTCTTGCCCGTCATACCCAAGAATGATATCGTTTTCTCTTAATCCGCTCTGTGAAGCCGGCATTCCGGGCAGTATCTTTCCGATCGCGACGGTGATAAACGGGTCGATTCCAATGGTGGCCCGTTTCGAATCCTCAGTCTGCCGGGGGGTGACGGTCACATCTCTGATATTACCTGAAGAATCCTCCAGCTCGAGGGTTACGGGGCTGTCCTCATTGGTCATGATAGTCAGCTGCACTTCCTCCCACGTCTCAACCGGTTGTTCATTGATCGATAGCACGCGCTGGCCCGCCCGAACGCCGGCCTCTTCCGCCGGTGAGCCCGGCGTAACCGCTCCGATGTACGTCTGTTGAGTGAAAGCCGGGACATTTATTCCAATCATGTACGCAATCCACAGTACCGGCACCGCAAACACAAGATTCATGAAGGGGCCGGCGAAACCGATCAGCAGCTTGGTCCGGGTCGATTGCGTATCAAACCTGCGTTCAGGGGGCACATTTGAAATCTCGGGTTCGGCTCGCTCGGCTTCTTCCTGTGTCTTCGGCATGTCTTCCTGGCCCACCATCTTCACGTATCCGCCCAGCGGAATGGCCGATACGCAATAATCCGTCTCGCCTCGCTTGAATCCGATCAGTCTCCTGCCGAAGCCAAGCGACAATCTGACAACGTAAACATTAGTCAGTTTTGCCGCAAGGAAATGTCCCAATTCATGAACAAACACGAGCACACCCAGCAAGATAATAAAACGCGCGGCATTAATTACAAAACCGGCTACTGCTTCTGCGTTCATGTGCATCTCCTTTGGGAAGTCCGTGCCGTATGACGCGCCCAACTATCTGCATTTAGTATGTCATCAAGCGTCGGGTTATCGACAGGGACATGATCCTCCATCACTTGCTCGATGACAGCAGGTATGTCCAGGAAATTCAGCCGGCGCTGCAAAAATTCCTCGACCGCCACTTCGTTGGCTGCATTCAAGACCGCCGGCATTGTTCCGCCGATCTTTCCCGCTTCATACGCAAGCCTTAGGCATGGAAAATGATCAAGGCTGGGCGGAAAAAATTCAAGCGGGGAAATCTCGGTCAGCTTTAATCGTTTCACCGGACTCGGCAGCCGCTCCGGATACGTGAGCGCATACTGGATCGGCAGCCGCATATCGTTCTGGCTTAACTGCGCCATGATCGAGCCGTCAACAAATTCCACGAGTGAATGGACGACGCTTCTGGGATGGATTACAACCTCGATGTCCTCGACGTCCACCCCGAACAGCCAATGAGCCTCGATCACCTCCAACCCCTTATTCATCAAGGTGGCGGAATCGACGCTTATCTTCGCGCCCATCCGCCATGTCGGATGTCGCAGCGCCTGTTCGGGAGTTATATCCGATAGATTGA contains:
- the rseP gene encoding RIP metalloprotease RseP gives rise to the protein MHMNAEAVAGFVINAARFIILLGVLVFVHELGHFLAAKLTNVYVVRLSLGFGRRLIGFKRGETDYCVSAIPLGGYVKMVGQEDMPKTQEEAERAEPEISNVPPERRFDTQSTRTKLLIGFAGPFMNLVFAVPVLWIAYMIGINVPAFTQQTYIGAVTPGSPAEEAGVRAGQRVLSINEQPVETWEEVQLTIMTNEDSPVTLELEDSSGNIRDVTVTPRQTEDSKRATIGIDPFITVAIGKILPGMPASQSGLRENDIILGYDGQEPTNQNLSNLVEQVNKSAGRPMTFTVLRDGKMMEFTLTPREKAVISGLEIRDGSIAFIDKEVIGEQAAKLHEGDLVVALNGQPTDHDLDHLLLQELSAGETVQLTIKQKPGLFKETQEVVVNLPVAQRGMIGVIFTPDIIRQYGPATAFVHSLEAYGDFVSLTMKTIYYLVSGKVSTREMAGPIGIAFLTTESLKLGIGYYLKLVALITINLGILNLLPIPVLDGGLMLIAVIDSVRRKPLEERYLLLLQRIGLAFILFLVLIATYNDILRVINHFLGRGFIE
- a CDS encoding 1-deoxy-D-xylulose-5-phosphate reductoisomerase, giving the protein MKKGVTILGATGSIGTSALAVIDSLSEHFFAVGLTAHSNSTLLKELIGRFRPRFAALADEDEARALQAQCPKETTVFGGVEGISAVAAAPEAQVVVSAIVGAAGLLPILAAIKKGKTVALANKEPLVMAGSVITALAKEHRAALLPVDSEHSAIFQCLCGNKNQKIHKIMLTASGGPFYNKDINLSDITPEQALRHPTWRMGAKISVDSATLMNKGLEVIEAHWLFGVDVEDIEVVIHPRSVVHSLVEFVDGSIMAQLSQNDMRLPIQYALTYPERLPSPVKRLKLTEISPLEFFPPSLDHFPCLRLAYEAGKIGGTMPAVLNAANEVAVEEFLQRRLNFLDIPAVIEQVMEDHVPVDNPTLDDILNADSWARHTARTSQRRCT